The Pan paniscus chromosome 12, NHGRI_mPanPan1-v2.0_pri, whole genome shotgun sequence genome window below encodes:
- the CCT7 gene encoding T-complex protein 1 subunit eta isoform X1: MMPTPVILLKEGTDSSQGIPQLVSNISACQVIAEAVRTTLGPRGMDKLIVDGRGKATISNDGATILKLLDVVHPAAKTLVDIAKSQDAEVGDGTTSVTLLAAEFLKQVKPYVEEGLHPQIIIRAFRTATQLAVNKIKEIAVTVKKADKVEQRKLLEKCAMTALSSKLISQQKAFFAKMVVDAVMMLDDLLQLKMIGIKKVQGGALEDSQLVAGVAFKKTFSYAGFEMQPKKYHNPKIALLNVELELKAEKDNAEIRVHTVEDYQAIVDAEWNILYDKLEKIHHSGAKVVLSKLPIGDVATQYFADRDMFCAGRVPEEDLKRTMMACGGSIQTSVNALSADVLGRCQVFEETQIGGERYNFFTGCPKAKTCTFILRGGAEQFMEETERSLHDAIMIVRRAIKNDSVVAGGGAIEMELSKYLRDYSRTIPGKQQLLIGAYAKALEIIPRQLCDNAGFDATNILNKLRARHAQGGTWYGVDINNEDIADNFEAFVWEPAMVRINALTAASEAACLIVSVDETIKNPRSTVDAPTAAGRGRGRGRPH, translated from the exons ATGATG ccCACACCAGTTATCCTATTGAAAGAGGGGACTGATAGCTCCCAAGGCATCCCCCAGCTTGTGAGTAACATCAGTGCCTGCCAGGTGATTGCTGAGGCTGTAAGAACTACCCTGGGTCCCCGTGGCATGGACAAGCTTATTGTAGATGGCAGAG gCAAAGCAACAATTTCTAATGATGGGGCCACAATTCTGAAACTTCTTGATGTTGTCCATCCTGCAGCAAAGACTTTGGTAGACATTGCCAAATCCCAAGATGCTGAG GTGGGTGATGGCACCACCTCAGTGACCTTGCTGGCTGCAGAGTTTCTGAAGCAGGTGAAACCCTATGTGGAGGAAGGTTTACACCCCCAGATCATCATTCGAGCTTTCCGCACAGCCACCCAGCTG GCAGTTAACAAGATCAAAGAGATTGCTGTGACCGTGAAGAAGGCAGATAAAGT GGAGCAGAGGAAGCTGCTGGAAAAGTGTGCCATGACCGCTCTGAGCTCCAAGCTGATCTCCCAGCAGAAAGCTTTCTTTGCTAAGATGGTGGTGGATGCAGTGATGATGCTCGATGATTTGCTGCAGCTTAAAATGATTGGAATCAAGAAGGTACAGGGTGGAGCCCTCGAG gatTCTCAGCTGGTAGCTGGCGTTGCATTCAAGAAGACTTTCTCTTACGCTGGGTTTGAAATGCAACCCAAAAAGTACCACAATCCCAAGATTGCCCTTTTGAATGTCGAGCTCGAGTTGAAAGCTGAGAAAGACAATGCTGAGATAAGAGTCCACACAGTTGAG GATTATCAGGCAATTGTTGATGCTGAGTGGAACATTCTCTATGACAAGTTAGAGAAGATCCATCATTCTGGAGCCAAAGTTGTCTTGTCCAAACTCCCCATTGGGGATGTGGCCACCCAGTACTTTGCTGACAGGGACATGTTCTGTGCTGGCCGAGTACCTGAGGAGGATCTGAAGAGGACAATGATG GCCTGTGGAGGCTCAATCCAGACCAGTGTGAATGCTCTGTCAGCAGATGTGCTGGGTCGATGCCAGGTGTTTGAAGAGACCCAGATTGGAGGCGAGAG GTACAATTTTTTTACTGGCTGCCCCAAGGCCAAGACATGCACCTTCATCCTCCGTGGCGGTGCCGAGCAGTTTATGGAGGAGACAGAGCGGTCCCTGCATGATGCCATCATGATCGTCAGGAGGGCCATCAAG AATGATTCAGTGGTGGCTGGTGGCGGGGCCATTGAGATGGAGCTCTCCAAGTACCTGCGGGATTACTCAAGGACTATTCCAGGAAAACAGCAGCTGTTGATTGGGGCATATGCCAAGGCCTTGGAGATTATCCCACGCCAGCTGTGTGACAATGCTGGCTTTGATGCCACAAACATTCTCAACAAGCTGCGGGCTCGGCATGCCCAG GGGGGTACATGGTATGGAGTAGACATCAACAACGAGGACATTGCTGACAACTTTGAAGCCTTCGTGTGGGAGCCAGCTATGGTGCGGATCAATGCGCTGACAGCAGCCTCTGAGGCTGCGTGCCTGATCGTGTCTGTAGATGAAACCATCAAGAACCCCCGCTCGACTGTGGATGCTCCCACAGCAGCAGGCCGGGGCCGTGGTCGTGGCCGCCCCCACTGA
- the CCT7 gene encoding T-complex protein 1 subunit eta isoform X2, whose translation MWRKVYTPRSSFELSAQPPSWEQRKLLEKCAMTALSSKLISQQKAFFAKMVVDAVMMLDDLLQLKMIGIKKVQGGALEDSQLVAGVAFKKTFSYAGFEMQPKKYHNPKIALLNVELELKAEKDNAEIRVHTVEDYQAIVDAEWNILYDKLEKIHHSGAKVVLSKLPIGDVATQYFADRDMFCAGRVPEEDLKRTMMACGGSIQTSVNALSADVLGRCQVFEETQIGGERYNFFTGCPKAKTCTFILRGGAEQFMEETERSLHDAIMIVRRAIKNDSVVAGGGAIEMELSKYLRDYSRTIPGKQQLLIGAYAKALEIIPRQLCDNAGFDATNILNKLRARHAQGGTWYGVDINNEDIADNFEAFVWEPAMVRINALTAASEAACLIVSVDETIKNPRSTVDAPTAAGRGRGRGRPH comes from the exons ATGTGGAGGAAGGTTTACACCCCCAGATCATCATTCGAGCTTTCCGCACAGCCACCCAGCTG GGAGCAGAGGAAGCTGCTGGAAAAGTGTGCCATGACCGCTCTGAGCTCCAAGCTGATCTCCCAGCAGAAAGCTTTCTTTGCTAAGATGGTGGTGGATGCAGTGATGATGCTCGATGATTTGCTGCAGCTTAAAATGATTGGAATCAAGAAGGTACAGGGTGGAGCCCTCGAG gatTCTCAGCTGGTAGCTGGCGTTGCATTCAAGAAGACTTTCTCTTACGCTGGGTTTGAAATGCAACCCAAAAAGTACCACAATCCCAAGATTGCCCTTTTGAATGTCGAGCTCGAGTTGAAAGCTGAGAAAGACAATGCTGAGATAAGAGTCCACACAGTTGAG GATTATCAGGCAATTGTTGATGCTGAGTGGAACATTCTCTATGACAAGTTAGAGAAGATCCATCATTCTGGAGCCAAAGTTGTCTTGTCCAAACTCCCCATTGGGGATGTGGCCACCCAGTACTTTGCTGACAGGGACATGTTCTGTGCTGGCCGAGTACCTGAGGAGGATCTGAAGAGGACAATGATG GCCTGTGGAGGCTCAATCCAGACCAGTGTGAATGCTCTGTCAGCAGATGTGCTGGGTCGATGCCAGGTGTTTGAAGAGACCCAGATTGGAGGCGAGAG GTACAATTTTTTTACTGGCTGCCCCAAGGCCAAGACATGCACCTTCATCCTCCGTGGCGGTGCCGAGCAGTTTATGGAGGAGACAGAGCGGTCCCTGCATGATGCCATCATGATCGTCAGGAGGGCCATCAAG AATGATTCAGTGGTGGCTGGTGGCGGGGCCATTGAGATGGAGCTCTCCAAGTACCTGCGGGATTACTCAAGGACTATTCCAGGAAAACAGCAGCTGTTGATTGGGGCATATGCCAAGGCCTTGGAGATTATCCCACGCCAGCTGTGTGACAATGCTGGCTTTGATGCCACAAACATTCTCAACAAGCTGCGGGCTCGGCATGCCCAG GGGGGTACATGGTATGGAGTAGACATCAACAACGAGGACATTGCTGACAACTTTGAAGCCTTCGTGTGGGAGCCAGCTATGGTGCGGATCAATGCGCTGACAGCAGCCTCTGAGGCTGCGTGCCTGATCGTGTCTGTAGATGAAACCATCAAGAACCCCCGCTCGACTGTGGATGCTCCCACAGCAGCAGGCCGGGGCCGTGGTCGTGGCCGCCCCCACTGA
- the PRADC1 gene encoding protease-associated domain-containing protein 1 has protein sequence MSRRQSQSALSLVPVVQPAARAGMWAGGRSSCQAEVRRATRGGAAGGNAAPGRALEMVPGAAGWCCLVLWLPACVAAHGFRIHDYLYFQVLSPGDIRYIFTATPAKDFGGIFHTRYEQIHLVPAEPPEACGELSNGFFIQDQIALVERGGCSFLSKTRVVQEHGGRAVIISDNAVDNDSFYVEMIQDSTQRTADIPALFLLGRDGYMIRRSLEQHGLPWAIISIPVNVTSIPTFELLQPPWTFW, from the exons ATGAGCAGGCGTCAGAGCCAATCAGCCTTGAGCCTCGTTCCCGTCGTCCAGCCCGCGGCGAGAGCGGGTATGTGGGCGGGAGGCCGGAGCAGCTGTCAGGCTGAAGTCCGGCGAGCGACGCGCGGCGGGGCGGCGGGAGGAAACGCGGCGCCGGGCCGGGCCCTGGAGATGGTCCCCGGCGCCGCGGGCTGGTGTTGTCTCGTGCTCTGGCTCCCCGCATGCGTCGCGGCCCACG GCTTCCGTATCCATGATTATTTGTACTTTCAAGTGCTGAGTCCTGGGGACATTCGATACATCTTCACAGCCACACCTGCCAAGGACTTTGGTGGTATCTTT CACACAAGGTATGAGCAGATTCACCTTGTCCCCGCTGAACCTCCAGAGGCCTGCGGGGAACTCAGCAACGGTTTCTTCATCCAGGACCAGATTGCTCTGGTGGAGAGGGG GGGCTGCTCCTTCCTCTCCAAGACTCGGGTGGTCCAGGAGCACGGCGGGCGGGCGGTGATCATCTCTGACAACGCGGTTGACAATGACAGCTTCTACGTGGAGATGATCCAGGACAGTACCCAGCGCACAGCTGACATCCCCGCCCTCTTCCTGCTCGGCCGAGACGG CTACATGATCCGCCGCTCTCTGGAACAGCATGGGCTGCCATGGGCCATCATTTCCATCCCAGTCAATGTCACCAGCATCCCCACCTTTGAGCTGCTGCAACCGCCCTGGACCTTCTGGTAG